A single window of Bacteroidota bacterium DNA harbors:
- a CDS encoding 3-deoxy-D-manno-octulosonic acid transferase, whose amino-acid sequence MLIFFYNLLFIPFFSLAMRIAGVFNQKIRKGLEGRQDVLKKASSKVEKFDKSKITIWFHSSSLGEFEQAKPIIEKLKKQGNVNIFVTFFSPSGYDNSMKYPHADAVTYLPLDSPSNADKFVKIINPSLAIFMRYDIWPNFIFALDKNNVPAFLVDATMRSDSKRLNPFLKPFHTLLYSKFNYILTISDLDLKNFLAFNLDRNRILKIGDTRFDRVHERALIARERKLIRDDILEGKKVIVAGSIWEEDEEVLLPAVKKLLKYHQETVVILVPHEPTLLHLEKLENEFAGIEQTIRFSFLNTYNNERVIIVDSIGILMTLYFYADIAFVGGSFKSNVHNTLEAAVYGIPVIYGPKIGNSQEAGELAQSGGGTIVRTKKEMYRKMRNFIADEELRLRTGEKSRNFVMGNTGATKIILEKISEVISLR is encoded by the coding sequence TTGCTGATATTTTTTTACAACCTTCTTTTTATTCCCTTCTTCTCTCTCGCAATGAGAATTGCAGGTGTGTTTAATCAAAAAATAAGAAAAGGGCTTGAGGGGCGACAGGATGTCCTAAAAAAAGCCTCCTCAAAAGTTGAGAAATTTGACAAAAGTAAAATTACCATCTGGTTTCATTCCTCATCCCTCGGTGAATTCGAACAAGCCAAACCGATTATCGAGAAGCTCAAAAAACAGGGGAATGTAAACATCTTTGTTACCTTTTTCTCGCCGTCGGGTTACGACAATTCGATGAAATACCCGCACGCCGATGCAGTTACATATCTACCTCTGGATTCTCCTTCCAATGCCGATAAATTTGTAAAGATTATCAACCCGTCACTAGCAATTTTTATGCGTTATGACATCTGGCCCAATTTTATCTTTGCACTCGATAAAAACAATGTACCTGCTTTCCTGGTGGATGCAACAATGCGGAGTGACTCAAAAAGGCTGAATCCTTTCCTGAAGCCGTTCCATACCCTGCTTTACAGTAAATTCAACTATATCCTTACCATTTCCGATTTGGATCTGAAAAACTTTCTTGCATTCAATCTTGACAGGAACAGAATTCTGAAGATTGGCGATACAAGGTTCGACAGAGTCCATGAAAGAGCCCTTATTGCCCGGGAAAGGAAACTGATCAGGGACGATATACTGGAGGGGAAAAAAGTGATTGTCGCAGGAAGCATCTGGGAGGAAGATGAGGAAGTCCTGCTCCCCGCTGTTAAAAAACTGTTGAAATATCATCAGGAAACGGTTGTAATTCTGGTCCCCCACGAGCCCACCCTGCTCCATCTGGAGAAACTGGAAAATGAATTTGCCGGGATTGAGCAAACCATCCGGTTCTCATTCCTGAACACTTACAACAACGAGAGGGTAATCATTGTCGATTCAATCGGTATCCTGATGACTCTCTACTTCTACGCCGATATTGCTTTTGTGGGGGGCAGTTTTAAATCGAATGTTCACAACACTCTCGAAGCTGCGGTTTACGGCATCCCCGTGATTTACGGACCTAAAATCGGGAACTCACAGGAAGCAGGAGAACTCGCACAATCGGGTGGCGGTACGATTGTGCGAACAAAAAAGGAAATGTACAGGAAGATGCGAAATTTTATCGCGGATGAAGAACTCAGATTAAGAACCGGAGAAAAATCCCGCAACTTTGTGATGGGGAATACCGGAGCAACAAAGATTATCCTCGAAAAAATATCGGAAGTTATTTCACTCCGTTAA
- a CDS encoding glycosyltransferase family 9 protein, with translation MKNILIIRLSSLGDVLLTTPIVRSVKNHLPGAGIDFLVKEEYRDVLQFNPFLQNVITYREGESLDTLSGGINYDLVIDLQHSIKTIKLTSGIDKKIKFKKSNIKKFLLVNFKLNMLDDYPQIPDRYALSIKQSGYIPDFALDDEGLDLHFSRVETSLPKGRDYIAIAPGSKHFTKRWPEYHFTRLCEMIIDGGATPVLIGGTDDLKICSAIEEAEPRVINLCSENELYRIASILSECKAAVTCDSGLMHLACAVKTPVLVIFGSTVKEFGFTPYKNKSIVIENESLPCRPCSHIGLSSCPQKHFKCLVDIQPADVYESLSRLVFED, from the coding sequence ATGAAGAATATCCTAATCATCAGACTAAGTTCTCTCGGAGATGTCCTGCTGACCACACCAATCGTCAGATCCGTGAAAAATCACCTCCCCGGTGCAGGTATCGATTTCCTGGTAAAGGAAGAATACCGCGATGTGTTGCAGTTCAATCCGTTTCTGCAAAATGTCATCACTTATCGTGAAGGTGAATCTCTCGATACGCTTTCGGGTGGCATCAATTATGATCTCGTTATCGACCTTCAGCACAGTATCAAGACGATAAAACTTACTTCCGGTATCGACAAAAAGATCAAATTCAAGAAGTCGAACATTAAGAAATTTCTCCTCGTCAACTTCAAACTCAACATGCTCGACGATTATCCGCAGATTCCTGACCGGTATGCCCTCTCAATAAAACAAAGTGGCTATATACCTGATTTCGCACTTGATGACGAGGGGCTCGATCTCCATTTCTCGCGCGTCGAGACTTCCCTGCCAAAGGGAAGGGACTATATCGCCATCGCTCCCGGTTCCAAACATTTTACCAAAAGATGGCCCGAGTACCACTTCACCAGACTTTGCGAAATGATAATTGATGGCGGAGCGACTCCCGTACTTATCGGCGGTACCGATGACCTGAAGATTTGCTCTGCAATCGAAGAAGCTGAACCAAGGGTAATTAATCTCTGCTCCGAAAATGAACTCTACCGGATAGCATCGATACTCTCGGAATGTAAAGCTGCTGTCACATGCGATTCCGGTTTGATGCATCTCGCCTGCGCAGTAAAAACTCCCGTTCTGGTAATTTTTGGTTCAACCGTTAAGGAGTTCGGATTTACTCCCTACAAAAACAAAAGTATCGTTATCGAAAACGAGTCGTTACCATGCAGACCCTGTTCACACATAGGATTGAGCAGTTGCCCGCAAAAGCACTTCAAATGCCTCGTTGATATTCAACCGGCAGATGTTTATGAAAGTCTCTCAAGGCTTGTTTTCGAGGACTGA
- a CDS encoding glycosyltransferase family 2 protein, with translation MSFAPVALFAYNRRLLLEATVNSLAANIEAKETDLFVFSDGWKGEKDKPAVLDVRGYLKTIQGFKSVTIFEAPENRGLGKSIINGVSEMIEKFGEVIVLEDDLQLSPWFLKFMNEGLNLYRNSGKVASIHGYLYPVKATLPETFFLRGADCLGWATWGRAWKLLNTDAKFLYTEILNRKEMDIFNFNDAAFKERILQRVIAGENDSWAVRWDASIFLNRMLTLYPGKSLVHHLGADGAGTNTKKTRKLDVIISDEPVKMVKIPETPSQEAWLAIGKFYLSFKAYNPFKRIKFYLKSKNLVPHR, from the coding sequence ATGAGTTTCGCACCCGTTGCACTCTTTGCCTACAACAGACGCCTCCTTCTGGAAGCAACTGTCAATTCGCTCGCAGCCAACATTGAGGCAAAAGAGACTGATCTCTTCGTTTTTTCAGATGGCTGGAAGGGAGAGAAGGATAAACCCGCCGTTTTGGATGTGCGGGGATATCTGAAAACCATTCAGGGGTTCAAAAGTGTAACCATTTTCGAAGCTCCGGAAAACAGGGGGCTCGGGAAATCGATCATAAATGGAGTCTCGGAAATGATCGAAAAGTTTGGCGAAGTGATAGTGCTCGAAGATGACCTCCAGCTCTCCCCCTGGTTTTTAAAATTTATGAATGAAGGATTAAACCTCTACCGGAATTCCGGCAAGGTAGCTTCAATTCACGGTTATCTCTATCCCGTCAAGGCGACACTTCCCGAAACATTTTTCCTCAGGGGAGCCGACTGCCTCGGATGGGCTACATGGGGAAGAGCATGGAAACTGTTGAATACCGATGCAAAGTTTCTCTATACTGAAATTCTCAATAGAAAAGAGATGGACATCTTCAACTTCAACGATGCAGCATTCAAGGAGAGAATCCTTCAGAGGGTAATCGCAGGAGAGAATGATTCATGGGCTGTAAGGTGGGATGCCTCCATCTTCCTGAACAGGATGCTCACTCTTTACCCCGGAAAATCCCTTGTCCATCATCTCGGTGCTGACGGAGCAGGCACAAACACAAAAAAAACGAGAAAACTTGATGTGATTATAAGCGATGAACCGGTGAAGATGGTGAAAATTCCCGAGACACCTTCACAGGAAGCATGGCTTGCCATAGGGAAATTTTATTTGTCTTTCAAGGCTTATAATCCCTTTAAAAGAATTAAATTCTATTTAAAATCTAAAAATTTAGTACCGCATCGATAA
- a CDS encoding class I SAM-dependent methyltransferase has protein sequence MALPVSKQISTVLKLFTEPKVLKALLSFRAMGYLYDTGWIRSLIAKMPVDVNGEAIPWVTLSFYEFMKTRMKKDFDVFEFGSGNSSLWFSKVVNTVTAIEHDEAWFKKMNLNLPKNVKIILSKDDSAIYPGELLKYDYKFDIITVDANHRNECLFVAPERLKEKGVIILDDSEREEYLPGINFLLGKGFRKIDFYGIASGFIHHKATTVFYKQGNCLDI, from the coding sequence ATGGCACTCCCTGTTTCAAAACAAATAAGCACCGTTCTCAAACTTTTTACTGAACCAAAAGTACTCAAAGCTCTCCTTTCATTCAGAGCAATGGGGTACCTTTACGACACAGGCTGGATCAGGTCGCTTATCGCAAAAATGCCCGTTGATGTAAACGGCGAGGCGATTCCCTGGGTAACGCTCAGCTTTTATGAATTCATGAAAACACGGATGAAAAAAGATTTCGATGTTTTTGAATTCGGATCGGGAAATTCCTCCCTCTGGTTTTCAAAAGTGGTGAACACAGTTACCGCAATCGAACATGACGAGGCTTGGTTCAAAAAAATGAATCTCAACCTTCCGAAGAATGTAAAAATCATTCTGTCAAAAGATGACTCCGCCATCTACCCGGGTGAGCTTTTGAAGTATGATTATAAATTTGACATCATCACGGTGGACGCGAACCACAGAAATGAATGTCTTTTCGTTGCTCCCGAACGACTAAAGGAGAAGGGTGTGATTATTCTCGACGATTCCGAACGGGAAGAATACCTCCCCGGGATTAACTTCCTTCTCGGGAAAGGATTCAGGAAAATCGACTTCTACGGCATCGCCTCCGGATTCATTCATCATAAGGCAACTACTGTCTTTTACAAACAGGGTAACTGCCTGGATATCTAA
- a CDS encoding flippase gives MQANTKINFGSESFRKYFANTSWMFAERVIKLLLSFFIGIILVRYLGPEQFGVLAYAVSFALLFASIANFGLENILVRELVKFPEERNTILGSSFFLRIIGSTGVILITVLAVNLNGEDSNTALLIYLVSAGTVFQAFHVIEFYFQGKVQAKFSASVQSSSAIIASLLRLLLILLSGSLAMFAVVQAFEPILIAIGFVIVFTWQKENILKWRFKKEVAARLFRDAWPLILAGLAVSIYIRVGQIFIKNMLSSEQNGYFAAAVRLCEAWYFIPMAISSSLYPAIVNAKQMSEEVYRSRMQKLYDLLAFISVAIAIPVTFLSEEIITLLFGVKFLPAAPVLTIYIWAGVGTFLGVASSQYLVTENLTKVSFMRTLIGLILNVILNLIFIPIWGITGSALATLISYTAATFGLAFHRPSAHQAGMMIKALLMINLFKLAKEKWHSLFQNK, from the coding sequence TTGCAAGCTAACACCAAAATTAATTTCGGATCCGAATCGTTCAGGAAGTATTTCGCAAATACTTCCTGGATGTTCGCCGAAAGGGTGATTAAGCTCCTTCTGAGTTTTTTTATCGGGATTATTCTCGTAAGATATCTCGGTCCCGAACAATTTGGTGTCCTCGCCTACGCAGTCAGTTTTGCCCTCCTTTTTGCAAGCATCGCAAATTTTGGACTTGAAAACATTCTCGTAAGAGAACTCGTCAAGTTCCCCGAAGAACGAAACACAATACTTGGCTCTTCCTTTTTTCTCCGGATAATCGGCTCAACAGGAGTGATACTGATTACTGTTCTTGCAGTTAATCTGAACGGGGAGGACTCTAATACCGCGTTGCTCATCTATCTTGTTTCTGCCGGTACCGTCTTTCAGGCATTTCATGTCATAGAGTTTTATTTCCAGGGAAAAGTTCAGGCAAAATTCTCAGCTTCAGTACAGTCGTCCTCGGCAATTATTGCTTCCCTTCTGCGGCTTTTGCTGATTCTTCTCTCGGGAAGCCTTGCAATGTTCGCCGTGGTTCAGGCTTTCGAACCGATTCTCATCGCAATCGGATTCGTCATTGTCTTCACCTGGCAAAAGGAAAACATCCTGAAGTGGCGTTTCAAAAAGGAAGTGGCTGCCCGCCTTTTCCGTGATGCCTGGCCCCTCATTCTTGCCGGACTTGCAGTCTCCATCTACATTCGTGTAGGCCAGATTTTTATTAAAAACATGCTCAGCAGTGAGCAAAACGGCTATTTTGCTGCCGCCGTCAGACTCTGCGAGGCATGGTATTTTATTCCTATGGCGATTTCGAGTTCCCTCTACCCTGCAATTGTTAATGCAAAGCAGATGAGCGAGGAAGTTTACCGCTCCCGCATGCAGAAGCTTTACGATCTGCTTGCGTTCATTTCAGTTGCAATTGCAATACCGGTTACTTTTCTTTCTGAAGAGATAATCACTCTACTTTTCGGAGTCAAGTTTCTGCCAGCAGCCCCGGTACTCACAATCTATATCTGGGCAGGTGTAGGTACATTTCTTGGGGTTGCAAGTTCGCAGTATCTTGTAACTGAAAACCTTACCAAAGTTTCCTTCATGAGAACCCTGATCGGTCTCATCCTCAATGTAATCCTTAACCTGATTTTTATCCCGATTTGGGGAATCACAGGCTCCGCACTGGCAACATTGATCTCCTATACCGCAGCTACCTTCGGACTTGCATTCCACAGACCTTCGGCTCATCAGGCAGGCATGATGATTAAAGCACTATTAATGATAAATCTATTTAAATTGGCTAAAGAAAAATGGCACTCCCTGTTTCAAAACAAATAA
- a CDS encoding YfhO family protein: MAKKTQSVKELRKKEKEITGFDLDSQVPAKYLNAAVIGLVVVIFLIFLSPLFFQGKIFQSGDIIASESATSYLQKDREGFTLWNPYIFTGMPAYALSVGYTWFNLIYVALTSVRESFTAIFGNDFVRWAFYLIVLGITTYFLMRMLTKNTMVSLFTSLATALSTGLVVFLYIGHVTKLTSLAFFPVIFLILLRNQQKIRLLDFFILTIALQLIVQGFHVQIIFYILFSVGLFFLFYLIWSVVKKETELRNNTLKSAGLFIAASLIAIGIQADNLTQIYEYTPHSTRGTTSILDKSSQAGGEEDKSGSSEYYKYHTDWSFSPGEVMTFIIPSWYGFGNSEQMIQGQKYKVNTYFGQMPFVDVAMYMGVLVFFLALFAVVTRWREPFVMFLAILAFLALLISFGRNLPILFDLMFYFLPYFDKFRVPSMILVIPQMVMPVLAGLGLMKILELKNDKNIKYEKLVMGMAGVSSVLFVFSLLGKSGLVSWVSTRFAMSEKAAQYPKDAIATVGNLAGEMFANDAIINFLILAVAFWLAWFFLKNKVTALLFTSVVVILCVADLWRVSSRGAEYTDSPSKSIEFAEPFYVKAIKDQKDAPTNPFRILNLKQDGSKGSIQSNGNFNAYFLLEDVYGYSAIKPRRYQDFLDIVKSPANETFLNMTGTKYIVLDQPGIPFEGCEVINADTQSEKKTYLVKNNKALPRVYFVNRVEKKKPVEFLEMVRDNKFNPAEVAFVEDRDVKVDPKDSTVTAKITKYTDEILEADVTTSGNNFLVFSTTWHSKGWKAYADDKEVEVINANHNFMGIVVPKGTKHIKFEYAPVSFFMAKYLALGLSSFVTFGLIVTLILGWLKSKKKEEVAS, encoded by the coding sequence ATGGCAAAAAAGACACAATCCGTAAAAGAATTACGAAAAAAAGAAAAAGAAATCACAGGCTTCGATCTCGATTCACAGGTACCCGCCAAATACTTGAATGCGGCTGTTATCGGACTTGTGGTCGTTATATTCCTGATCTTCCTTTCCCCTCTCTTTTTTCAGGGAAAGATATTTCAGTCGGGTGATATCATCGCCTCCGAGAGTGCAACTTCCTATCTGCAGAAAGACAGGGAAGGTTTTACTCTTTGGAATCCATATATATTCACGGGTATGCCTGCCTATGCTTTGTCAGTGGGATACACATGGTTTAACCTGATATATGTTGCCCTCACCTCGGTTCGTGAATCGTTTACGGCAATTTTTGGTAATGACTTCGTCCGCTGGGCTTTCTACCTTATAGTTCTCGGGATAACCACCTATTTCCTTATGAGGATGCTCACTAAAAATACGATGGTGAGTCTTTTCACTTCCCTTGCGACTGCCCTGTCGACAGGGCTTGTGGTTTTCCTCTACATCGGACATGTAACCAAACTCACTTCACTTGCGTTTTTCCCGGTAATTTTTCTGATCTTACTGCGAAACCAGCAAAAAATAAGGCTTTTGGACTTTTTTATCCTGACAATAGCCTTGCAGCTAATAGTTCAGGGTTTCCATGTCCAGATAATCTTTTACATTCTCTTTTCAGTCGGGTTGTTTTTCCTTTTCTACCTGATCTGGTCGGTTGTGAAAAAGGAGACAGAACTGCGGAACAACACGCTAAAATCTGCGGGGCTTTTTATTGCCGCATCTCTAATTGCAATTGGCATACAAGCCGACAACCTTACGCAGATTTATGAATATACTCCGCACTCAACCCGCGGAACCACAAGCATTCTCGACAAGTCTTCCCAGGCAGGTGGTGAAGAGGATAAAAGCGGCTCTTCAGAATATTACAAATACCACACCGACTGGTCCTTTTCGCCGGGTGAAGTGATGACTTTTATCATTCCTTCATGGTATGGATTCGGAAACTCCGAACAGATGATTCAGGGACAGAAATACAAAGTGAACACCTACTTTGGACAGATGCCTTTCGTCGATGTGGCGATGTATATGGGAGTTCTTGTCTTCTTCCTCGCCCTGTTTGCCGTCGTAACCAGATGGCGTGAACCCTTTGTTATGTTTCTCGCTATTCTAGCTTTTCTTGCGCTCCTGATATCATTCGGACGAAATCTTCCCATTTTGTTCGATCTGATGTTCTACTTTCTTCCTTACTTCGACAAGTTCAGAGTCCCTTCAATGATTCTTGTTATCCCACAGATGGTGATGCCGGTTCTCGCAGGACTTGGCTTGATGAAGATACTGGAGTTGAAAAATGATAAAAACATCAAATACGAAAAACTTGTTATGGGAATGGCAGGTGTTTCATCTGTGCTTTTCGTCTTCTCACTGCTCGGCAAATCCGGTCTGGTTTCATGGGTTTCGACCCGTTTTGCCATGTCGGAAAAAGCTGCCCAGTACCCAAAAGATGCAATCGCAACAGTGGGTAACCTGGCAGGCGAAATGTTCGCAAATGATGCAATTATCAACTTCCTGATTCTTGCTGTAGCATTCTGGCTTGCATGGTTTTTCCTGAAAAACAAGGTAACCGCCCTTCTTTTCACTTCAGTTGTGGTGATTTTGTGCGTTGCCGACCTTTGGAGAGTCTCTTCAAGGGGTGCTGAGTACACCGATTCCCCTTCAAAGAGTATCGAATTTGCAGAACCTTTCTATGTAAAAGCCATTAAAGATCAAAAGGACGCCCCGACAAATCCCTTCCGGATTCTCAACCTCAAACAGGACGGATCAAAAGGCTCCATTCAAAGCAATGGTAACTTCAATGCCTACTTCCTCCTTGAAGATGTTTATGGCTACTCGGCAATTAAACCAAGAAGATATCAGGACTTCCTCGATATAGTGAAAAGCCCGGCAAACGAGACCTTCCTCAATATGACGGGGACAAAATATATTGTTCTCGATCAGCCCGGAATTCCTTTCGAAGGCTGCGAGGTAATCAATGCCGATACCCAATCCGAGAAAAAAACCTATCTCGTCAAGAACAACAAAGCTCTTCCCCGAGTCTATTTTGTGAACAGAGTCGAGAAGAAAAAACCGGTCGAGTTCCTCGAGATGGTACGGGATAACAAGTTCAATCCCGCAGAAGTTGCGTTTGTTGAAGACAGGGATGTGAAGGTTGACCCCAAGGATTCGACTGTAACCGCAAAGATTACAAAATACACCGATGAGATTCTCGAAGCTGATGTCACCACTTCCGGCAACAATTTCCTCGTATTCAGCACCACCTGGCACAGCAAGGGGTGGAAAGCATACGCCGATGACAAAGAGGTGGAGGTTATAAACGCCAACCACAATTTTATGGGTATTGTCGTTCCAAAAGGGACAAAACACATAAAGTTTGAATATGCCCCTGTCAGTTTCTTCATGGCAAAATATCTTGCCCTTGGTCTGAGCTCCTTTGTTACATTTGGCTTGATAGTCACTTTGATTCTGGGCTGGCTGAAATCGAAGAAAAAGGAAGAGGTTGCAAGCTAA
- a CDS encoding class I SAM-dependent methyltransferase, with amino-acid sequence MHYDPVKNVFAAIIKKIPFTRVLFYKTLDLMFLRSWYVRRELKKLRDSAGSKQLNIYDAGSGFGQYTWFMSKNMTPCNIYSVDVKEEWMEDCRQFFKSAEVKNVSFGVEDLTKIAHKEKFDLIVCVDVMEHIADDVTVFKNFYNALKPGGFVLINSPSIYGGSDVHEDDDESFIGEHARDGYSKEELTEKMSPLGFELYQSKYTYGFWGDKAWRLGIKYPMIMLNASKVFFILLPFYYLFTLLPVLFMMYADYSSDNEKGSGINYIATKKK; translated from the coding sequence ATGCATTACGATCCGGTAAAAAATGTATTCGCAGCCATAATCAAAAAAATCCCTTTCACGAGAGTCTTGTTCTACAAGACTCTCGACCTTATGTTCCTCCGTTCCTGGTATGTAAGAAGAGAACTTAAAAAACTTCGTGACAGTGCCGGAAGCAAACAACTGAACATCTACGATGCCGGAAGTGGCTTCGGCCAGTACACCTGGTTTATGTCGAAAAACATGACCCCCTGCAACATATACTCTGTTGATGTGAAAGAGGAGTGGATGGAAGACTGCCGGCAGTTCTTCAAGAGTGCCGAGGTGAAAAATGTTTCTTTTGGAGTTGAAGATCTCACTAAAATAGCGCATAAGGAAAAATTCGACCTGATTGTCTGCGTTGATGTAATGGAACATATCGCCGATGATGTCACGGTGTTCAAAAACTTCTACAATGCCCTTAAGCCGGGTGGTTTCGTGCTCATCAATTCTCCCTCCATTTACGGCGGAAGTGATGTCCACGAAGACGATGACGAAAGTTTTATCGGAGAACACGCCAGAGACGGCTATTCAAAGGAAGAACTGACTGAAAAGATGTCACCACTGGGATTCGAACTGTATCAGTCAAAATATACCTATGGTTTCTGGGGCGACAAAGCCTGGCGACTCGGTATCAAGTATCCCATGATCATGCTGAATGCATCAAAAGTATTTTTTATACTTCTGCCGTTCTACTATCTTTTTACCCTCCTGCCCGTTCTTTTCATGATGTATGCCGATTATTCATCGGATAACGAAAAGGGCTCGGGTATAAATTACATTGCGACTAAAAAGAAATAA
- a CDS encoding glycosyltransferase family 2 protein, whose product MRTTFTKISVVIPLYNEDESLIHLANELKAVFRDLPIPGEVIFVDDGSTDKSLRIIKDICRTDQRFKYISFQQNFGKSAALNVGFKAAKGDVVITMDADLQDDPHEIPNLLKKLEEGHDMVSGWKKKRHDPFIKKYTSRLFNFVTAKMSGIKIHDFNCGLKAYKKTVVENLNIYGEMHRYIPILAKWKGFTVTELPVKHSPRKFGVTKFGASRFFKGFVDLITVTFITRYIKRPMHLFGFFGALAFMFGFVINGYLSYEWLFENQSLSNRPLLQLGMLLMIVGVQFFTTGLLGEMMVHNFQTEKEYSIKDSNVRG is encoded by the coding sequence ATGAGAACCACATTTACCAAAATTTCTGTGGTCATCCCCCTTTATAACGAGGACGAGTCACTCATACATCTGGCAAACGAGTTGAAAGCTGTGTTCAGAGATCTGCCTATTCCGGGCGAAGTGATTTTTGTTGATGACGGTTCAACCGACAAGTCACTCAGAATCATCAAAGACATTTGCAGGACTGATCAAAGATTCAAGTATATCAGTTTCCAGCAGAATTTCGGAAAATCCGCCGCTCTTAATGTCGGATTCAAGGCTGCCAAAGGCGATGTAGTTATCACCATGGATGCCGATCTTCAGGATGATCCACACGAGATTCCAAACCTTCTCAAAAAACTTGAAGAAGGTCACGACATGGTCTCGGGATGGAAAAAGAAGAGACATGATCCGTTCATCAAGAAATACACTTCACGGCTCTTTAACTTTGTAACCGCTAAAATGAGTGGAATAAAAATCCATGACTTCAACTGCGGTCTGAAAGCCTACAAAAAAACTGTGGTCGAAAACCTCAATATTTACGGCGAGATGCACCGTTACATACCAATCCTGGCTAAATGGAAAGGTTTTACCGTGACCGAACTCCCCGTAAAACACAGCCCGAGAAAATTCGGCGTCACCAAATTCGGCGCTTCAAGATTCTTCAAAGGATTTGTGGATCTGATCACGGTTACTTTTATCACACGGTACATTAAACGCCCGATGCATCTTTTTGGATTCTTCGGAGCACTCGCTTTTATGTTCGGTTTTGTGATAAATGGCTACCTTTCATATGAATGGCTGTTCGAAAATCAGTCGTTGAGCAACAGACCGTTGCTGCAGCTCGGTATGCTTCTCATGATCGTTGGTGTACAGTTCTTCACAACCGGACTTCTGGGTGAAATGATGGTACACAACTTCCAGACAGAGAAGGAATATTCGATCAAAGATTCAAATGTTCGCGGTTAA